From one Nocardioides sp. Kera G14 genomic stretch:
- a CDS encoding DUF6912 family protein has translation MRLYLPATLELLREWYAAGSLPSSALDEAYQAPDDSEEGEYAALMSAADASTALSGRGGRRVVVVLDDAVGDVPLQRWAAVHADTEDRGPDDDPDDDLGWFAIPEIPELL, from the coding sequence ATGAGGCTCTATCTGCCTGCCACGCTCGAGCTGCTCCGCGAGTGGTACGCCGCCGGCTCGCTGCCCTCGTCTGCGCTGGACGAGGCCTATCAGGCGCCGGACGACAGCGAGGAGGGGGAGTACGCCGCGCTGATGTCGGCGGCCGATGCCTCGACCGCGCTCTCGGGGCGGGGTGGGCGACGTGTCGTCGTCGTGCTCGACGATGCCGTCGGGGATGTTCCCCTTCAGCGCTGGGCTGCCGTCCACGCAGACACCGAGGACCGCGGGCCCGACGACGACCCGGACGACGACCTCGGCTGGTTCGCGATCCCGGAGATCCCCGAACTACTCTGA
- a CDS encoding WS/DGAT/MGAT family O-acyltransferase, which produces MGNRLTPRDLAFLSEERPTVPRHNATVEVFEPGPNGLQYDALLALVADRLSFVPRYRQVVQFMPGRVANPMWVDDPTFDLEYHVRLSALPRPGSAEQLRDLVGRIVARPLDRARPLWEMYVIEGLEGGRFAILAKAHQALVDGVETIDLGQLLLDLKPDVEIVDDDTAPLPPLRRPSAPGLLMGVVKDALTDADTIVDTARSRGFALARMARRSARRAGKVTATVTRRRPERPTAINGRLSQQRRFVTAQTSLEDLRRVRAVHGGTINDAVLAIVAGGLRAWLMTRAESFSGLRQVRAVVPVSVIDENEEATSLGSQIAVHMVDLPVGEPSPVVRLHQVSWSFESHKATGRGVSAARLAGISGFAPTTFHAVGSRAAASRPGESYNLVVTNVPGPQSPRYAAGARMVATFPVPPLTPGHALAIGVTSYDGTVFFGINTDRDLIPDAEILGQCFADAIDELVDTASGTRQRAPRGRRPKPTDPEEG; this is translated from the coding sequence ATGGGGAACCGCCTCACACCTCGGGACCTCGCGTTCCTCTCCGAGGAGCGACCGACCGTGCCGCGACACAACGCGACCGTCGAGGTCTTCGAGCCCGGCCCGAACGGCCTGCAGTACGACGCCTTGCTGGCGCTCGTCGCCGACCGGCTCTCCTTCGTGCCGCGCTACCGGCAGGTCGTGCAGTTCATGCCGGGTCGAGTCGCCAACCCGATGTGGGTCGACGACCCGACGTTCGACCTCGAGTACCACGTGCGGCTCTCCGCCCTGCCGCGACCGGGTTCTGCCGAGCAGCTGCGCGACCTCGTCGGCCGCATCGTCGCGCGACCGCTCGACCGTGCGCGGCCGTTGTGGGAGATGTATGTCATCGAAGGGCTCGAGGGTGGGCGTTTCGCCATCCTCGCCAAGGCGCACCAGGCGCTCGTCGACGGGGTCGAGACGATCGACCTCGGGCAGCTCCTGCTGGACCTCAAGCCCGATGTCGAGATCGTCGACGACGACACGGCGCCGCTGCCGCCGCTGCGGCGGCCGAGCGCGCCCGGGCTGCTCATGGGCGTCGTCAAGGACGCCCTCACCGACGCCGACACGATCGTCGACACGGCCCGCTCGCGGGGCTTCGCGTTGGCTCGCATGGCACGCCGCTCAGCCCGGCGGGCCGGCAAGGTGACCGCGACGGTGACCCGCCGTCGTCCGGAGCGGCCCACGGCGATCAACGGCCGGCTCTCGCAGCAGCGTCGCTTCGTCACGGCCCAGACCAGCCTGGAGGACCTCCGTCGTGTGCGGGCCGTCCACGGCGGGACGATCAACGATGCGGTCCTCGCCATCGTGGCGGGCGGCCTCCGCGCGTGGCTGATGACTCGCGCCGAGTCCTTCTCCGGCCTGCGGCAGGTCCGCGCCGTCGTACCGGTCTCCGTGATCGACGAGAACGAGGAGGCGACCTCGCTCGGCTCCCAGATCGCCGTCCACATGGTCGACCTGCCGGTCGGCGAGCCCAGCCCGGTGGTCCGCCTGCACCAGGTCTCGTGGTCCTTCGAGTCGCACAAGGCGACGGGACGCGGTGTCTCGGCGGCACGACTCGCAGGGATCTCGGGTTTCGCGCCGACCACCTTCCACGCCGTGGGGAGCCGCGCCGCGGCCTCACGGCCCGGTGAGTCCTACAACCTCGTCGTCACCAACGTGCCGGGGCCGCAGTCCCCGCGCTACGCCGCGGGCGCGCGGATGGTGGCCACCTTCCCGGTCCCGCCGTTGACACCGGGCCATGCGTTGGCGATCGGGGTGACGTCGTACGACGGCACCGTCTTCTTCGGGATCAACACCGACCGCGACCTGATCCCGGACGCCGAGATCCTCGGCCAGTGCTTCGCCGACGCGATCGACGAGCTCGTCGACACCGCTTCCGGCACGCGGCAGCGCGCACCGCGCGGTCGCCGACCCAAGCCGACCGATCCGGAGGAGGGATGA
- a CDS encoding Ku protein: protein MRAIWKGAVSFGLVTVPVKLYSATESHDVSFRQVHAKDGGRIKYQRVCALDGEEVAYADIAKGYETEDGEMVILTESDLASLPSTSSREIAVQRFVPRDQVDPLLFEKSYYLEPDANALKSYGLLREALRDTDRVAVVTIALRQRTSIALLRVVDDVIVLQTLIWPDEVRNPDFNLSLEGVEVKEAEAKMAHVLVETLSGDFEPGEFEDDYAAAVRELVETKIEGGEITRPEVAAESSGEVVDLLAALQKSVAAAKAQRGEAAAG from the coding sequence ATGCGAGCGATCTGGAAGGGCGCGGTCTCCTTCGGTCTGGTCACGGTCCCGGTGAAGCTCTACTCGGCGACCGAGTCCCACGACGTGTCCTTCCGGCAGGTCCACGCGAAGGACGGCGGCCGGATCAAGTACCAGCGCGTCTGCGCCCTCGACGGCGAGGAGGTGGCCTACGCCGACATCGCGAAGGGCTACGAGACCGAGGACGGCGAGATGGTGATCCTCACCGAGTCCGACCTCGCCTCGCTCCCTTCCACGTCGAGCCGCGAGATCGCCGTACAGCGGTTCGTGCCCCGTGACCAGGTCGACCCGCTCCTCTTCGAGAAGTCCTACTACCTCGAGCCCGATGCCAACGCGCTCAAGTCCTACGGCCTGCTGCGCGAGGCGCTGCGCGACACCGATCGGGTCGCCGTCGTCACGATCGCCCTGCGCCAGCGCACCTCGATCGCACTGCTCCGCGTGGTCGACGACGTCATCGTGCTGCAGACGCTGATCTGGCCCGACGAGGTCCGCAACCCCGACTTCAACCTCTCTCTCGAGGGTGTGGAGGTGAAGGAGGCCGAGGCGAAGATGGCCCACGTCCTCGTCGAGACCCTGTCGGGCGACTTCGAGCCTGGGGAGTTCGAGGACGACTACGCCGCCGCCGTACGCGAACTCGTGGAGACCAAGATCGAGGGCGGCGAGATCACGCGGCCCGAGGTCGCCGCCGAGTCGAGTGGTGAGGTCGTCGACCTGCTCGCGGCGCTGCAGAAGTCCGTCGCCGCCGCCAAGGCGCAACGCGGCGAGGCCGCCGCCGGCTGA
- the ligD gene encoding non-homologous end-joining DNA ligase encodes MRVDVEGRALTLSNLDKVLYPRTSTTKGEVLDYYARAAPVLLPQLHGRAVTRVRWPDGVGSSSFFEKNIPSGAPSWIRRVRVRSNVFPVCEDLATLTWLANTAALELHVHQWRVTPEGDPLPADRIVIDLDPGEPAGLPEACQVALLVRELVTGLGLALHPVASGSKGLHLYIPLPAPVPDPSGVARQIAEQLQSAYPNRVISSMTKEKRGGKVFLDWSQNNPAKTTVAPWSLRGRDRPTVAAPLTWDEVEEGAEDPLAIEQPTISTALSRLDDHLSDF; translated from the coding sequence ATGCGCGTCGACGTAGAGGGCCGCGCCCTCACCCTGAGCAACCTCGACAAGGTCCTCTACCCGCGCACGAGCACGACCAAGGGGGAGGTGCTCGACTACTACGCGAGGGCCGCGCCGGTGCTGCTCCCGCAGCTGCATGGGCGCGCGGTGACGCGGGTGCGGTGGCCCGACGGCGTCGGGTCGTCGAGCTTCTTCGAGAAGAACATCCCGAGCGGGGCGCCGTCGTGGATCCGTCGGGTGCGGGTGCGGAGCAACGTCTTCCCCGTCTGTGAGGACCTCGCGACCCTCACGTGGCTCGCCAACACCGCGGCGCTCGAGCTGCACGTGCACCAGTGGCGTGTGACGCCGGAGGGCGATCCGCTTCCTGCCGACCGGATCGTGATCGACCTCGACCCCGGCGAGCCGGCCGGGTTGCCGGAGGCGTGCCAGGTCGCACTGCTCGTCCGTGAGCTCGTCACCGGGCTCGGCCTCGCGCTGCACCCGGTCGCCAGTGGCAGCAAGGGTCTGCATCTCTACATCCCGCTGCCGGCACCCGTCCCGGATCCGTCGGGGGTCGCCCGGCAGATCGCGGAGCAGTTGCAGTCGGCGTACCCGAATCGGGTGATCTCCTCGATGACGAAGGAGAAGCGCGGCGGCAAGGTCTTCCTGGACTGGTCACAGAACAACCCGGCGAAGACCACTGTGGCGCCGTGGTCGCTCCGCGGCCGTGACCGTCCGACGGTTGCCGCGCCGCTGACCTGGGACGAGGTCGAGGAGGGGGCCGAGGACCCGCTGGCCATCGAGCAACCCACGATCAGCACGGCGTTGTCGCGCCTGGACGACCACCTGTCCGACTTCTGA
- a CDS encoding DUF2505 domain-containing protein, giving the protein MPTSLSHSWTYAAPVADVRAMLFDPAFREAVCDAQHAVSRTVGINGDSIRVDYAQATAKLPGFAKKLVGETITIGQREGWKGDEAVVEILVPGKPGSAAGRLTLTPEGEGTRQSVDLQVVAKVPLVGGKVEAMIRDLLVKAWTKESQVGREWLAR; this is encoded by the coding sequence ATGCCGACCTCCCTGTCCCACTCGTGGACGTACGCCGCGCCCGTCGCAGACGTCCGGGCGATGCTCTTCGATCCGGCCTTCCGCGAGGCGGTGTGCGACGCACAGCATGCCGTCTCCCGCACGGTCGGCATCAACGGCGACTCGATCCGCGTCGACTACGCCCAGGCGACCGCGAAGCTGCCCGGCTTCGCCAAGAAGCTGGTCGGCGAGACGATCACGATCGGTCAGCGTGAGGGGTGGAAGGGCGACGAGGCGGTCGTCGAGATCCTCGTCCCCGGCAAGCCGGGGAGCGCCGCCGGCCGGCTCACGCTGACGCCGGAGGGTGAGGGAACGAGGCAGAGCGTCGACCTCCAGGTCGTCGCGAAGGTCCCTCTCGTCGGGGGCAAGGTCGAGGCGATGATCCGCGACCTGTTGGTCAAGGCGTGGACGAAGGAGAGCCAGGTCGGTCGGGAGTGGCTGGCGCGCTGA
- a CDS encoding response regulator transcription factor translates to MAHTVLIVEDEEDIAFPLVRTLEREGYAVRWVDTGGSALEELTSRPTDVLILDLGLPDMDGLDVCRSARESGYDGAIMIVTARAGELDRVVGLDYGADDYLSKPFGLAELQARVRALLRRTASHASGAGLPEGALRIDVPARRVHAGDLEVSLTGKEFDVLAVLAGQRDKVVSRDRLMAEAWDKNWYGSTKTLDVTIGRLRQKLEAAGVTDKVVAVRGVGFRLEGGPQDA, encoded by the coding sequence ATGGCTCACACGGTCCTCATCGTCGAGGACGAGGAAGACATCGCCTTCCCGCTCGTCCGCACCTTGGAGCGTGAGGGCTATGCCGTCCGCTGGGTCGACACCGGCGGCAGCGCTCTCGAGGAGCTCACCTCGCGCCCGACCGACGTGCTCATCCTCGACCTCGGCCTCCCCGACATGGACGGGCTCGACGTCTGCCGGAGTGCACGCGAGAGCGGGTACGACGGCGCCATCATGATCGTCACCGCCAGGGCCGGTGAGCTCGACCGGGTCGTGGGCCTGGACTACGGCGCGGACGACTACCTCTCCAAGCCGTTCGGCCTCGCCGAGCTGCAGGCACGCGTCCGAGCGCTGCTGCGTCGCACCGCCTCCCATGCCTCCGGCGCCGGCCTCCCCGAGGGCGCACTGCGGATCGACGTGCCCGCGCGCAGGGTCCATGCCGGCGACCTCGAGGTCTCACTGACGGGCAAGGAGTTCGACGTCCTGGCCGTGCTCGCCGGACAGCGCGACAAGGTGGTCTCGCGCGACCGGTTGATGGCCGAGGCCTGGGACAAGAACTGGTACGGCTCGACGAAGACGCTCGACGTGACGATCGGCCGTCTGCGACAGAAGCTCGAGGCAGCCGGTGTGACCG